In the Streptomyces sp. NBC_00525 genome, one interval contains:
- a CDS encoding GlxA family transcriptional regulator: MLNNVAALMLDDVHPFELGVLCEVFGLDRSDDGLPVHDFAVVSGEGPRLRTHAGFTIDTPHGLDRLEEADLIAVPAGSRFADREFPEEVLAALRGAVDRGARVLSVCSGAYLLGAAGLLDGRRCTTHWRHADDLARRFPRARVEPDVLYVEDGPVTTSAGTAAGIDACLHLVRQAYGPAAANTIARRMVVPPHRDGGQAQYIERPLPRTRCDTVGDTLAWMERHLDREMTVEQLAAQAHMSPRTFARRFQQETGTTPYRWLLRQRVLLAQHLLETSDETMDTIAGRAGFGNAAALRHQFVRALGTTPQAYRRTFRGPSAVVEAA, from the coding sequence ATGCTGAACAACGTCGCCGCCCTGATGCTCGATGACGTCCACCCGTTCGAACTCGGCGTGCTGTGCGAGGTGTTCGGCCTCGACCGCAGCGATGACGGGCTCCCGGTGCACGATTTCGCCGTGGTCTCCGGCGAAGGGCCCCGGCTGCGCACCCACGCCGGGTTCACCATCGACACCCCCCACGGCCTCGACCGGCTGGAGGAGGCCGACCTGATCGCCGTACCGGCCGGCAGCCGCTTCGCGGACCGGGAGTTCCCCGAGGAAGTGCTCGCCGCGCTGCGCGGGGCCGTGGACCGGGGGGCCAGGGTCCTCAGCGTGTGCTCCGGGGCGTATCTGCTGGGCGCGGCCGGGCTGCTGGACGGCCGCCGCTGCACCACGCACTGGCGGCACGCCGACGACCTGGCCCGCCGCTTCCCGCGCGCCCGCGTCGAACCGGACGTGCTGTACGTGGAGGACGGGCCGGTCACCACGTCGGCGGGGACGGCGGCGGGGATCGACGCCTGTCTGCACCTGGTCCGCCAGGCGTACGGACCGGCCGCGGCCAACACCATCGCCCGCCGGATGGTGGTGCCGCCGCACCGGGACGGCGGCCAGGCCCAGTACATCGAGCGGCCGCTCCCCCGCACCCGGTGCGACACGGTCGGCGACACGCTGGCCTGGATGGAGCGCCACCTCGACCGGGAGATGACCGTCGAGCAGCTCGCCGCCCAGGCGCACATGTCGCCGCGCACCTTCGCCCGCCGCTTCCAGCAGGAGACCGGCACCACTCCGTACCGCTGGCTGCTGCGCCAGCGCGTCCTGCTCGCCCAGCACCTGCTGGAGACGTCCGACGAGACGATGGACACGATCGCCGGGCGGGCCGGCTTCGGCAACGCGGCCGCGCTGCGCCATCAGTTCGTACGGGCGCTGGGCACGACTCCGCAGGCGTACCGGCGCACCTTCCGGGGGCCGTCCGCCGTCGTCGAGGCGGCCTGA